Proteins from a single region of Strix aluco isolate bStrAlu1 chromosome 5, bStrAlu1.hap1, whole genome shotgun sequence:
- the CBY1 gene encoding protein chibby homolog 1 isoform X1 — MPLFGNTFSPKKTPPRKCASLSNLHLLDRSTREIELGLEYGIPTMNLAGQSLKFENGQWVAESGSFTGDRREMQRLRKRNQQLEEENNLLRLKVDILLDMDNCNSKVTVGVKSDPLCKERKVPPAAELDFSEHCGSIREEPLQVPCLLFPFLCGG, encoded by the exons ATGCCTCTCTTCGGGAACACCTTCAGCCCCAAGAAGACCCCCCCCAGGAAATGCGCCTCTCTCTCCAACCTGCACTTG CTGGATAGATCGACCCGTGAGATTGAGCTGGGCCTGGAGTATGGCATCCCCACCATGAACCTCGCTGGCCAGAGCCTGAAGTTTGAAAATGGCCAGTGGGTGGCAG aaTCAGGAAGCTTCACGGGGGATCGCAGGGAAATGCAGCGCTTGCGCAAACGAAACCAGCAGCtagaggaagaaaacaacctCCTTCGGCTGAAAGTGGATATTTTGCTGGACATG GACAACTGTAACAGCAAAGTGACTGTGGGAGTAAAGTCTGATCCCCTctgcaaggagaggaaggttCCCCCTGCAGCAGAGCTTGACTTTAGTGAGCACTGTGGCTCAATTAGAGAGGAGCCCCTGCAAGTGCCATgtctcctctttccctttctgtgtgGAGGATAG
- the CBY1 gene encoding protein chibby homolog 1 isoform X2 yields MPLFGNTFSPKKTPPRKCASLSNLHLLDRSTREIELGLEYGIPTMNLAGQSLKFENGQWVAESGSFTGDRREMQRLRKRNQQLEEENNLLRLKVDILLDMLSETTAESHLMEKELEELKNHSRRRK; encoded by the exons ATGCCTCTCTTCGGGAACACCTTCAGCCCCAAGAAGACCCCCCCCAGGAAATGCGCCTCTCTCTCCAACCTGCACTTG CTGGATAGATCGACCCGTGAGATTGAGCTGGGCCTGGAGTATGGCATCCCCACCATGAACCTCGCTGGCCAGAGCCTGAAGTTTGAAAATGGCCAGTGGGTGGCAG aaTCAGGAAGCTTCACGGGGGATCGCAGGGAAATGCAGCGCTTGCGCAAACGAAACCAGCAGCtagaggaagaaaacaacctCCTTCGGCTGAAAGTGGATATTTTGCTGGACATG CTCTCCGAGACCACAGCTGAGTCCCACCTGAtggagaaggagctggaagaaCTGAAGAACCACAGCCGGAGGaggaagtga
- the TOMM22 gene encoding mitochondrial import receptor subunit TOM22 homolog, whose amino-acid sequence MAAAASLSPEELLPKGGPGKAEELEDELEDEDDDEELDETLAERLWGLTEMFPESVRSAAGATFDLSLTVAQKMYRFSRAALWIGTTSFMILVLPVVFETEKLQMEQQQQLQQRQILLGPNTGLSGGMPGALPPLSGKI is encoded by the exons ATGGCTGCCGCGGCGTCCCTGTCCCCGGAGGAGCTGCTGCCCAAGGGCGGCCCGGGCAAGGCCGAGGAGCTGGAGGACGAGCTGGAGGACGAGGACGACGACGAGGAG TTGGACGAGACGCTGGCGGAGCGGCTGTGGGGGCTGACGGAGATGTTCCCTGAGAGCGTGCGCTCGGCGGCCGGAGCCACCTTCGACTTGTCGCTGACGGTAGCGCAGAAGATGTACAG ATTCTCCAGGGCAGCTCTGTGGATTGGGACCACCTCCTTCATGATTCTGGTTCTTCCTGTCGtctttgaaactgaaaaactgcagatggagcaacagcagcagctgcagcagcgaCAG ATCCTCCTTGGACCCAACACGGGGCTCTCAGGGGGAATGCCAGGGGCCCTGCCTCCGCTGTCTGGAAAAATCTAA